The DNA sequence CAGAGCAGTGGAGCAAAATACCAAAGAAACTTGACTTTTTTGATGTTAAAAATGATGTTGAAGCATTGCTTGGCTTGACAGGTAAAGCGGGTTGCTTTCATTTCCGTGAAGGGCAGCACTCTGCTTTGCACCCAGGGCAAACAGCAGCTATTGAGAATGTAGACGGCCAGGTGATTGGTTGGTGTGGAGTGATTCATCCTGCGTTGGCAGTAAAAATAGGTGTGCCAACAACTGTCTGTCTGTTTGAGCTGCAGCTTGATGAATTGAATCAAGTAAATTTGCCTTGCTTTCACGAATGGTCTAAATTCCCTTATATAAGAAGGGATATTGCTTTGGTCGTAGATGAGAGTGTATCTATGCAGGCTATTCGAGATGTTGTAGAGCTCTCAGTAGGTGAGCGACTGCAAAGCATGCAACTGTTTGATGTTTACCGAGGTGCCGGTATTGCAGATGGACAAAAAAGCCTGGCATTAGGTTTGCTTTTACAAGATAATTCGCGCACATTGAAAGATCATGAAGTGAGTGCGCAAATGGATGAGCTTTTAACTAAGCTTGAAAATAAGGTCGGTGCAACACTGAGGAACTGAATATGACTTTAACTAAAGCTGATATGGCTGACAGGCTCTTTGATGACATAGGTCTGAATAAACGTGAATCGAAAGAGTTGGTCGAGGCTTTTTTTGATGAAGTGAGAGCAACGCTGGAACGTGGTGAAATTGTAAAACTATCTGGTTTTGGTAATTTTAATTTACGGGATAAAAAACAGCGCCCAGGTCGTAACCCTAAAACAGGAGAAGAGATTCCTATTTCTGCTCGGCG is a window from the Gammaproteobacteria bacterium genome containing:
- a CDS encoding integration host factor subunit alpha, whose protein sequence is MTLTKADMADRLFDDIGLNKRESKELVEAFFDEVRATLERGEIVKLSGFGNFNLRDKKQRPGRNPKTGEEIPISARRVVTFHAGQKLKSRVELYIGDG